In Portunus trituberculatus isolate SZX2019 chromosome 28, ASM1759143v1, whole genome shotgun sequence, one genomic interval encodes:
- the LOC123510189 gene encoding methionine--tRNA ligase, mitochondrial-like, giving the protein MAAGRWLLHHRVARRLGSTALGTRVPARTAASTSDERGAGGSKGPGGFFITTPIFYVNDRPHIGHLYSALLADAACRFQQLQGVVREHTLFCTGTDEHGLKIQRSAEAGGCEVQAFCDAVSHDFRSLFVSADVSFTDFVRTSEQRHCATVHRVFQALADGGHLYQGRYEGWYCLADEAFLGEGQVREEQLPSGQTATVSAESGRLVEWHSEDNYMFRMSAFRDELLCWLRAEGRVRPRHFQHQLEQWVSEELPDLSVSRPRERVPWGVPVPGDEGHTIYVWVDALANYLTAAGGFPTPKPWPPDVHVLGKDILRFHGLCWPALLLALGLELPRALLCHGHWTIGGQKMSKSLGNVVDPRQAAAQYTMGGLRYLLLRGGAPHADSPWGGAVAGHLLNAELADTLGNLLNRCTAPALNPKGCVPPLDVGLLESSPCGLQLAKHLATLPDTIAHHYADFNFHHGIEATMGAVRQANAFVQEEQPWVLAKDPASTPRLELVLRLSFEVLRVAGVALLPVVPELSTRLLDCLGVPPALRTWSSLSLGFTKPDQEYLSTSFTLGLRHKLFPKLKLQ; this is encoded by the coding sequence ATGGCAGCGGGGCGGTGGCTACTGCACCACCGTGTGGCCAGGAGACTTGGTTCCACGGCACTGGGCACCAGAGTCCCAGCGAGGACAGCAGCTAGTACCAGCGATGAGAGAGGTGCAGGTGGAAGCAAGGGGCCAGGAGGCTTCTTTATTACCACCCCAATCTTTTATGTCAATGACCGGCCACATATAGGCCACCTGTATTCAGCGCTGCTGGCTGATGCAGCGTGTCGTTTTCAGCAGCTGCAGGGAGTGGTGAGGGAACACACCCTTTTCTGCACAGGTACTGATGAACATGGACTAAAGATCCAGCGGTCGGCAGAGGCTGGTGGGTGTGAGGTGCAGGCGTTTTGTGATGCTGTTTCTCATGATTTCCGTTCGTTGTTTGTGTCTGCTGACGTGAGCTTCACAGACTTTGTGCGAACCAGCGAGCAGAGGCACTGTGCCACAGTGCATCGGGTGTTCCAGGCGCTGGCTGATGGTGGGCATCTGTACCAGGGTCGCTATGAGGGCTGGTACTGCCTGGCAGATGAGGCTTTCCTGGGGGAGggccaggtgagggaggagcagCTCCCCAGTGGACAGACTGCCACAGTGAGTGCCGAGAGTGGCAGGCTGGTGGAGTGGCACAGCGAGGACAACTACATGTTCCGCATGTCGGCCTTCCGTGATGAGCTGCTGTGCTGGCTGAGGGCTGAGGGGCGGGTGCGGCCACGCCACTTCCAGCACCAACTGGAGCAGTGGGTGTCTGAGGAGCTGCCAGACCTATCGGTGTCCCGGCCCAGGGAACGGGTGCCCTGGGGGGTACCAGTGCCTGGCGATGAGGGCCACACCATATATGTGTGGGTGGATGCCTTGGCCAACTACTTGACAGCAGCAGGTGGGTTCCCCACACCCAAGCCTTGGCCGCCAGATGTGCATGTGCTGGGCAAAGACATCCTGCGGTTCCATGGGCTGTGCTGGCCGGCACTGCTGCTGGCACTGGGCCTGGAGCTGCCCCGAGCACTACTGTGCCATGGCCATTGGACTATTGGTGGCCAGAAGATGAGCAAGTCGCTGGGTAACGTGGTGGACCCCCGGCAGGCGGCGGCCCAGTACACCATGGGTGGCCTGCGCTACCTACTGCTGCGGGGCGGTGCTCCCCATGCCGACAGCCCCTGGGGTGGTGCTGTGGCTGGCCATCTCCTCAATGCTGAGTTAGCCGACACACTTGGTAACCTGCTGAACCGCTGCACTGCCCCTGCCCTCAATCCCAAGGGCTGTGTGCCTCCCCTAGACGTTGGCCTGCTGGAGTCGTCGCCGTGTGGCTTGCAGCTGGCCAAGCACCTTGCAACCCTACCTGACACTATTGCCCATCACTATGCAGACTTTAATTTCCACCACGGAATAGAGGCCACCATGGGGGCTGTGCGGCAAGCCAATGCCTTTGTGCAGGAGGAGCAGCCATGGGTGCTGGCCAAGGACCCTGCCAGCACGCCCCGCCTGGAGCTGGTGCTGCGGCTGTCCTTTGAGGTGCTGCGTGTGGCGGGTGTGGCGCTGCTGCCCGTGGTGCCAGAGCTGTCAACACGGCTGCTGGACTGTCTAGGCGTCCCACCGGCCCTCAGAACCTGGTCCAGTCTGTCCCTTGGGTTCACCAAGCCTGACCAAGAATACCTCAGCACCTCCTTCACCCTGGGGCTGCGACACAAGCTGTTCCCCAAGCTCAAGTTGCAGTAG